The genomic interval ACAACACAGACAGAGGTGACGTGAAAACGAGTTCACATGATGAACGTGGCTGACTATAGTCCCCGTTGTTAGAGAATGAAACAGAGCAAGAACTGAATCCAATATTTAAAAAGAAATGCTAAATAGTGGGATCATCCAACGGGATAAGTGTGATTACTGTCTCACCACCGTCCGACCAGCCTACCAATGGCACTATGCTTCAATAATTTTACATTTAGTACTAGAAAATTGGGTTTATTACCAGAACCAAGCAAGTCACGTGATGGGCGTGTATGTTGACATTGTTTACAATGGATGCATCAGAGATGAACTTACAAACTAATTAAGGCTGATCAGTACTTAAAAGTTACTGGCAAACCTAGAGTCAATTAAAAGAAACATAAGTCAATTACATAACATAGAACATAGGGTCAAAAGAAGGGAATCACAAGCGAATACTCTAGCAAATAGTACAGCTTGAAGCgtcaaaacacacacaaaagagGCACCAACTGCAGATATATCCCAGAGTTCTCCAACAGGAACTATCTTTCCGACCATTTTCCAGCACATACTAGTACATACGTACTATACTAATGGCTTAACCAAAATAATGGTCTTGTGGATCAAAGCCTTTTATGAACGATCAAATTTGTGGCAAAACAGGGATGTGTTTCGTACTTCCTTTGAGAAAAGGATTGGGTATCTTGAAATTTACCAGGCAGGAAAAGCACATAAGATACTCATTTCAATTTGTACATCGTTAATGGGAACAAAAGAACTCTTTAACGATTGATGGCAAATCTGGTGGGTGCACATATCGGAATCCTAAACGAGTAGAATACTAGAACTGAGACTCCAGTCGGCGGTTCAGAACGCACCCTCAGTAGAACAGAGCACTAGATCTCAAAAACTTACATCATATTATTTCATTCTAGTTTTGAACAACCAGATAAGCATAGAAATTATCTCCTATGAGCCTGCGCTCTCTCAAATGGAAGAGCACACATTCTAAACAAGCTGCAGTAATTAATGGTTCGGTGAAACCATTAACTGATCTATGATATATATAGAATTCTTCTCGGAATgcataaaagaagcaccttcATGACAGACGATTGCAATAACTAAATTTCTGAGCTCACCGTGAAAATATATGTATTAACTAGTTAAAACACAAAGGCTTATTCCACAGCCAGAAATAAGCTTAAATGGCTACACATAAGCAACAGGCAGTATCAAAATAAGCAAGTTGTATGTTGTACTTTGATGCAAACACATTAAACAGGCCAATGATAAACAGGAAATAATATCCTGAAACCAATTTGGAAGAAGTGAACAAAAAACAGCTCTGTACACAGGCCTAAGTCAGAGAATTTATATATACACTGCACCGGAAAAACATCTCGGATATTATGAAGCAGCATTTTTAGAATGTATAACGATATTTGAGAAACACGCATTCAAAATTTCCGAACTACAGATTGTAAAATTTTCTCAACAGAGTAACAAGCAATCCTGCTATAGGTCGCTAGAACAACACCGATCATCcagcaaataaataaaaaaaacatctacaGTAGCAAGTACAAGATTTTTACTCCTATCCTAAATCTGTAGTATCACACAAGCTTTTACCTCTGAGGTTTGCACCTCCTCTTATGCCGGGTGAAGTCCGAAACAAACTTGTATATCTTGCTGCACCCAGGTGTTGTGCATTTATAAGGTCTTTTGCCAGCATGGACTTGGAAATGCTCACCCCGATCCCATGACCACTTGAAAGCCATACTGCAACCCTCCCATGGACACTTGTATGGCATATCATCATTGTGAATGCTCTGGTGGCGCCTCAGATACTTGTGGGATCTGAAATGTCTGCCGCATGACTTGACCGTGCATGTGTTCTTTTTATGAACAGAAAGCTCAGCTCGGTTCTTGAATGTCATGCGGCAATAATCTATTTCACATTGAAACCTTTTGGCCCTCTTCTTTTTACCCTTGCTAGCAGTTGAATTATCTTCAAGCTCTCTCTTTATGTCAGCAATTTTAATCTCTACAGATACAGCAGTTGACGTCACACTCTCGCAAGGACCAGTTCTTTCTGATGCCACTTTATCATCATATTGATCACAGATAGCACTGTCATCCATTTCAACATTTTCTTCCTTTACCTCCACCATTTCCAGCTTCCTTTTACCCCTGCGCCTAACATAACATATGATATCTGTTCTCCCTGACTTACCGATGCTTCTAGCCACAATGTCTGATAAACATGAAACACTGGGTGTATCAGTACATCCACCAGGTGGTGCTGCTTCATCTGCAGTTGGACTTTTGGAGCTAACATGGCCATTGCCTGTTGAATTAATAGAACCACCAACACTTTCTGCATTGTCTCTAAAAGGCTGCACTTTGCTCGCAACAGCCTCTCCTGCATTTCCAACATTCACATTGGCAACCTCCGAAACACAATCAGGAGGTCGTGGCTCATCTAAAGCAATGTCACCATCTCCACTACAAGCAGAAACTCTACCAGTATCTCCCAGCTCTGTGGCAACTCTGGTGAAGATACAGGTTCCTTCCTTAACTTCCATCTCTGTAGCTTCATTTACAAGAGAACCACTTCCTGTGACTTCTTGTTCCACGGAACCTTCATTATCCAGGGAAGCGAACCCTGTAATATGTAGGCCACTGAATGTATCTCCTAGCTCAGTGAAATCTTCAGTCACAACAGGAACTCTCTCTGTAACTTCCGGCAGAGAGAGTTCAACTCCTGGTTCAGTAGGAACTCTCTGTGCAAGTTCTGAATCAGCAGAAGCTTCAGTAACAAGAGAAATTCCCTTTGTAACTTCCATTTTGTCAGCAGATTCTCGAGAAAGCCCCCCTGTAATTTCCAACTTTGCAGCACCTTCACCATCAGGGAGAGCTCCTCCTGTAACTTCTCGCATAGAGACTTCAGCTTCTGGCTCAGTTGCAGCTTCACGCACAAGAAGAACTCTCTCCGAAACTCTTGGCTCGGTAACATTTGTATTAGCAAATGAAGCCCCTTTTAAAACCTCTGGTTCAGCGGTTGCTCCGGTAACGAGAGAAGTTACCCCGGTAGCGATCAGCTCCGCAGCAGATTCATCCGCAAGACAAGTTGCTGCTCTATCCTCCTGCCCACTAACAGCTCCATTAGCAACGGGGGCTCCTACTCTAGCTGCTGGTTCAGTAGCAACTCCAGCACCAACATCTGCTGGTTCAGTAGCAACTCCAGCACCAACATTTCCCGAACCTTCTAGCCTCGCCGCAGCATCAGTAAACGTGAGAGATCTTTTCGCGGGAGGACCGTCATCTATATCGCGCCCTTGATCTGCAATCAGGCAGCGGAACACCACAAGAAACACAAACATGGCACACATCAATGAGCCATTCCCCTATAGCACTAACATTGGAGTATTCAAGTGATCCCAAGAGTGGGCAGCAACACAGCGCGCACCTTCCGGAACAGGAGTTCGTTCGGCTAGTCCGACGCGCGGATCGCTCCTGAGCTCGGGTTCCGGCGCCCGGCCGGCAATGTGCCCCTTCTGCTTGATTGCGTCCGGCGCCACCACCTGCGGTATCATCGGCGAACAGAAACAAACCATTAGAACCCCCAACCCACTCGAGGCGAAATTCCTCGCTCGTTCCAGCG from Oryza glaberrima chromosome 3, OglaRS2, whole genome shotgun sequence carries:
- the LOC127767264 gene encoding uncharacterized protein LOC127767264 gives rise to the protein MRIRRYAARLLASSTATAPSSLPPPPAASAAWCHAAADDCAICDLTRSASPQVVAPDAIKQKGHIAGRAPEPELRSDPRVGLAERTPVPEDQGRDIDDGPPAKRSLTFTDAAARLEGSGNVGAGVATEPADVGAGVATEPAARVGAPVANGAVSGQEDRAATCLADESAAELIATGVTSLVTGATAEPEVLKGASFANTNVTEPRVSERVLLVREAATEPEAEVSMREVTGGALPDGEGAAKLEITGGLSRESADKMEVTKGISLVTEASADSELAQRVPTEPGVELSLPEVTERVPVVTEDFTELGDTFSGLHITGFASLDNEGSVEQEVTGSGSLVNEATEMEVKEGTCIFTRVATELGDTGRVSACSGDGDIALDEPRPPDCVSEVANVNVGNAGEAVASKVQPFRDNAESVGGSINSTGNGHVSSKSPTADEAAPPGGCTDTPSVSCLSDIVARSIGKSGRTDIICYVRRRGKRKLEMVEVKEENVEMDDSAICDQYDDKVASERTGPCESVTSTAVSVEIKIADIKRELEDNSTASKGKKKRAKRFQCEIDYCRMTFKNRAELSVHKKNTCTVKSCGRHFRSHKYLRRHQSIHNDDMPYKCPWEGCSMAFKWSWDRGEHFQVHAGKRPYKCTTPGCSKIYKFVSDFTRHKRRCKPQR